The Holophagales bacterium genome includes a region encoding these proteins:
- a CDS encoding stress response translation initiation inhibitor YciH, with protein sequence MSGRVVYSSDKGRVCPTCGWPANDCRCSRKLDEPVPAKVTAKLRIEKKGRGGKSVTVVDALPDNGPFLEELAKALKKSCAVGGTVRPGAIELAGDVRGRVRPLLAARGFVVKG encoded by the coding sequence GTGAGCGGACGCGTCGTCTATTCGAGCGACAAGGGGCGGGTCTGCCCGACGTGCGGCTGGCCGGCGAACGACTGCCGCTGCTCGAGGAAGCTCGACGAGCCGGTGCCTGCGAAGGTGACGGCGAAGCTGCGGATCGAGAAGAAGGGGCGCGGCGGGAAGAGCGTGACGGTCGTCGACGCGCTCCCGGACAACGGGCCCTTCCTCGAGGAGCTGGCGAAGGCGCTGAAGAAATCGTGCGCGGTAGGCGGCACGGTCCGGCCGGGCGCCATCGAGCTCGCCGGGGACGTGAGGGGCAGGGTCCGCCCGCTTCTGGCGGCACGCGGTTTCGTGGTCAAGGGCTGA